The following is a genomic window from Montipora foliosa isolate CH-2021 unplaced genomic scaffold, ASM3666993v2 scaffold_442, whole genome shotgun sequence.
ATTTTATggaattattgttttgttacttTAACcatctttgtttctgttttaaccAACTTTGTACTATCTTTCTCGCTCTTGCCACTAGAAGCTAAAATGTTCACTTTGCTCAAAGGGCGACCCATAATTCCTTTCGTTTTCTTCAAcgttttcttcgttttcttcaaTAGAGGTGAGTttacttttaattaaaaaaagcacTACATTGCACTTTATTTCCTGTTTGTCCTGATGTTTCTCTAGGTTTGGATAGAACTCATAACTTTCCTTTGAGCTTTACATCTTGTATATTGATTTGTGTTGTTTATTTATAATTCTACTTTTGTTTGTgtggcgaaaaaaaaagaacaattcaaAACAGGTACATTGGTAAAATTTCAAGtccaaaataaaacttttattACTAAATCTTTTGTCGCAAACAATAACATGTATGAGCAAGTTCCactgttcaaaaaaaaaaaacacatttggCATTTGTTCAATggcgttttccttttgaaagacCTCGTGCAGGACGTTTGGGGTGTCTACTAGCTCGTGTGGAAGAATAAGCCTTGGAACGAGAAGCTGGTTGtgacgtacaggttatgcaataaatgacatttgcggaggtacatgtgaaacgatcggtgatcttaacagatcgcttaggtcccgatatcttgctagaaaagacaagttttgcatcgtgagcacgcgcatttgaaagtgccgggttgctagttggttttgagcgcgcttctaactaaaaagttgcctacgtttttgtagcgtttgaatgaaataagtggaggttgcgaaaagattctaccagtctcgggatcattttggagtaatttaaaattactaagaatgatgcttttgactgcatgattatgaggatggaaagtgagggtgaatggaattctgtcattcttatctttctgtgacgtttgtagtgacgactgtcgatcaaattgttgggcgcgatgatggcccgctttgaccacagagacaggatagccacgttttttgaagaactggcacatctcctctgatttgctggaaaaatcggagtcatcactataTAGACGtcaaagtctaagaaattgagaataaggaatggagttcttgacatgtgatggatgtgacgatgaatacaacaaataactgtgtgaatcagtaggtttgtagtgcacactagtacatagcacgttgccaactttgatatctaggaaagccaatgaagtttccgaaatttcccaggtatatgtaagagccggatgaaaagagttgacggaggttataaattgatcgagttcttctctgctggatgaaatagcgccaaTGCAGTCGTcaatgtagcggccgtagagttcaggtttggggccgatgaactgattaaaaaattggtgttcaacatatccttcAAAAAggttggcatagctaggtcccattcttgtgcccatcgctacaccattaatttgtttgtaatagttgccggcgaatgaaaaacagttaagcgttaaaactagttcagCAAGGCgaaggagcgtttccgagctaggttctttgacagtgcgttgatcaaaaaagtgtttaagtgcttgaagaccttcgctattaggaatgactgtgtatagagatgtaatgtccatggtgaaactTCCTTCGACCAAGACTATGACTTAGCAAATCTCTGACATCAATCTTCCGACTTTGTCCCATGATGATCATCCTGGTGAAGAGAGTCCTGTCTGCTTTAAGTATGACTGCTCGTCCAGTGGTcttgattttcttttgcttgctgagagaagaaaacgttttcagtTTCTTCAGTTTTAAAGGATTATGGATCTTGACTTTTGGTGGCGTACTTTCGAATCGCTCTCTCTTGAATTTCTGGTATTCCTCCTCGCCAATCGACTGAGCTTGTAGCAAGTCCCGTCTAACATCATCGGGAGCTTCCTTGGTTGTTGAAATGCTGACAATGTTTTGATCCTCTGCAAATGGATTATTCCAGCTATTGATTAGATTCTGCACTGCTGATACTGCTTTCTCATCTTTGGCGATCCTTGGTGCTTGCAACTCCCCATGATGGAACGTTGTTTGGTTTAAGTGAACCATAGATTTGAGCTGAGTCAAAAACGAACACTGATACTCAGGGGTCATGTAGAATCGGTTGACAGCTCCTGTCTTTAAGCTAAACTTGGTAACTCCACCAGCTGTTTTTGTGTCTTTGTTGATCGTTACCTCGGTAGTCTGGTCGACCGGGAGACGGCCAAAAGTACTTCCTTCAGACAGCTGAACGGAGAAGTGTCCTGCTATCAGTCCTTGATGAACACCGGGGTGGTGAGTCTGCAGATTTATCATCTCTGCCAAGTACACAGGCAGGTATCTGGCGTAGTTAACCGAAACACCATGGTATCATCGCTCGGATAGTATGAAGGTGTAACAGCCAGTTTCCTTCTCTGGAAGCTCTTATCAGTGCCAGCAGGTTGTCGACAATATCAACGTAAGACATCCAGACCTTGGACTGTTCACCATTCCCAAAATCGATGAACTTCTCCAAAACCAGTGCTTTGTAGAGTTGCATTGTGTGCTCGTTGAGTGATATCATTTCAACTTCCGCCACTTGTTCTTCTAAAGCACGAACCACAGGTAAGTTGTTTGGATGTTCTTCATTTACCCATAGAGCAAACTGTTGCCAAGGTAACCTCATCAAAGCTTCATATATGCACTTGTGAACTCTTACGCCTCGATTATATATCTTCCCAGGAAGAACATTTTGAATGGATCCCTCAGCAATCACTCCTGACTCAATGCACAAGTCCTTCAGTCCAGCGTCTTCAAAGCGTTTTCCGATAATGGACATCAAATTGCAAATTGTGTCTTAGGATTATGGAGCTGTAAGTGTTTGGATGCTGCCATTTGATTTCTGCTGCTTTGGCATACAATGCTTGATCCATGACAACAACTATTTCTTTCAGATTCAACACTTTTCTCATTCCATCCGACTTGGAAAGAATTTCATTGACGGTTTTCATCTCAGTAGCAGGTGCATTTATAGTTGGAAGGTATCCAACTGTGTCTTTCGTTATCTCCTCATCATTACGTGCTTGGATGTTGAAACCAGTCCATCCCGGTATCTTCTTGTTGACACAGTGGGTATTTCGTGAAAGCAGCCAAAGAAAGTTCTTCTTGAGCGCAAGTTTACTTTGGGCTTTCTTGTCTTCAGTTACGCCACCAGTCTTAAGTGATTGCGGTCCCACTCTTTCACCTGATATGTAAGGGTTCATAGGTTGAAGTTCCTGTGTGATTGTTCTCTGTTTTCGCTTCTCAATAACTGGTGCTGCTGCAGTAGGAAGATGTGGACCATACAATTGAGGCTGGACTATAACACCGTTTACACGATGAGTCGATCCTTTCCCTGTTAGCGTCTCCTCTAAACGGTCAATATTATCCCATGCTAAGTTCGTAAAAAGGTTGGTTTGAATAGCTTTGGGAATAATTGGGCTTTGGTTTAGACTACTGGCAATTTTCTCTATACAAAGTGCAGTGTCGTTTTCCTCAAGCTGGTGGTATGATATACCATGTCCAAACCTGTTCAATATTTACAAAAGCTCAACATTGCCTGTCAGGGTCTTCACACCATACGATAAAAGAACTTGCTTTGGGGGCTTTGTTTTACCGCATGTTACAGCATAGACGATGTCTTGACTAAAAGAGCAGACAAGATTCACGATTCGTTGTGATGGATTACTGACATCAGCTGTAAGCACACTCATCAACAAACGCTTCAGACTCTCTGGAACAGGAATGACCGGATGTCTACGTCAGATGGATGTATTGGCCATGGTGACTTCCATTTCATGTCCAAGATGGACTTGCGGATGTAAGTGGAACTCTGGTTGATTATCTTACCAATATCGCTCGAATGATGTTTCAGAATGTCAAGCTCTTTCTTCATGACCAAATTCATCTTCACGATGTCCTCCACACTCAAATTCTCTGGAACAACAATAAGCTTTCCCTTGTCATCTGGAAATATTAATAAAATAGAGCCAAACTCCGCCTCTATTTTTCTCCTTATATGCTTTCTGGTTGCCTCACTCAATTTCTCTTTTCCTCGAGCTTGTGCTAATACTTCAAGCTTTGAGGTAAGCTCTGTCATTGTAACAACTGATTTTTTTCCAATGACTTCTAACCGGATGTATTTGAATAGATCACTAAAAGCCTTTTCCTCTGCATCATCCCTTACTTCGTCTGTAGAGGAAGAACTTGGGCTAGGTTTTTCGGGTCTGGTATATTCTCTGTAACATGATCGGTGGTAGTGCGCTTCTGCAGCGACTATGTCCCTGCTGGTAACAGCTAAAATCTTCTGGTCACATTTGGCGAGGGCTTTCTCTCTTAGCGTCTTGTCGACTCTTAGTTGAGCAGCCTTAACTAAGGGCTCTCGAGAAGAGGTTGAGCGGATGTACTTCACTTTTTCGCAGAAAATACAATCTTTACTGTATACTCGTGTTGGTGGTgttacatttcttttctttgctgCTTGTATGAAATCTTCATCCTCTTCGTTGTGGGGGTTCTGATTCTTTCTCTTTATTGTTTCCAAGTCTCTTTTCATGGTGAATATACTTCGACATTTTCTATGGTAAAATATTGAAAGGACCTCGCGTTCTTCCAGATTTTGTGCGACATCTAGCACAGGTGTAAACTTACGAATTTTTGCAGGCTCGAATAGTGTCAACCATGGTTCATAACTTTGGGGGCTGATGagatgatcatccgagtcaGTTTGAACAGTTTGAAGGATACATGTATGGTTGCCTAGTTTGCTAGCCATAGAGGTTCAGTAAAGACTGAAAACAGATAATAAGAACATGTTCAGTTATTGATGCAAAGAATGATGCTTAAAAGGCTTCAGTCTAAACATGTGTTTTCATCATGGCCTCGTTGTTGTATCAAATCCATGGAATTGAATAAAACTAACCTTAAAGCAACGATGTCAATTCCTGATTACTTTTGATACCTCAAACTTACATCAGTTGTAGACTCGATCAAAAACTGTGACaaaatgaagcaaaatatttGCAATCCTTCAAGTGTTTCTTATCCATAATTCATAGCATATTCTGTAAATATTGTATGCTTTTTCTGTATCAGATAGAGTTTTTATGGTACACTTATTTCATTTATAACATTAAAGACACCAACGTATTCGAAATAGTTAAAAATATGCCATGCAACTCCTACCTTTTCAACTGTCATAAACCAATATTTAGccagccgccatcttgaaaacgtCCAGTGATAACAGAGAAGAATTATCTCTAAAATAAAGTGTTTTTTGGTTATATAATCATCTAGTTCTCTGCTCTATTGCAACTTTTTTTGAAAAGACATATTTTAGACTTGTTTTTCACATCAAAACAGTACAAAAATTGCAAGTAATTCATTAGTTCTTACCTCGTGGCTTTCCAGAGAAGAATTTTATCAGGTGGTCAGCGGATGCTACCATTGGTGCACGCTCTGGCATATTTTTGCATAAAACATCATTAAAATACTTTCTTTATCATATTCAAATATTATCAAGTAATTTCTGGTTCTTAAAAGCAAAAACTGACACGTTGTCAAAGTGATTGTAAACAAAATGCGAAATTTGACGAATTTCACTACTTACCCCTACCCCCTTAATATCTCGGCATAGCTAAGAGTGACAGCTTGCTATCACATATATTTGTTAACTACAGGTGATTTACTTTTCAAAAAGTAGTGTTAGCCTTTGTCCCCCTAGGTGGTACTCACAACCCCCCCTGGCTCATGCACTATATGAGTCATCTACGTATAATCTTACGTATAATCTTACGTATAATCTTAGGTCTGCTGATAGTTTGTTTCTCAGCGTTCCTCATATTAATACTAAGAGGACTCTAGGAGATAGAGCATTTACCATTGCGGCCCCAAAGTTATGGAATTCTTTGCCTGTTGAATTGCGCCAAATTAATTCGATTTTTGCATTTAAACGTCAACTTAAGTCATATTTATTCCATCTggcttattgttaattattatttatttgttgttagTTTAATTCATTATAGTTGAActtctttatattttaattgctgtttaataatatatatatattttatcttttataaattttatatgtaatgcgCGATAGATCATTTTTATGAATTTCGCGCAGTATAAGTGATTAAATCATATATGAAGCATTATCATATTCAAAAACAAAGTAAGTACATTTCTCACACACAACCAGGTCAGGCTCAAAGAACGGCAACAAGAAAACTGAAAGCTACAACACATGTGACCTAGACCCCCCGCACACACTAGCACCCCGACTCCCAGATGTGTGTCAGAAAAACGCTTTCCGCTTCATTCATTCCTCAGCCAGCGGAAAACAATACTGAGTCAAACGTTTCCTTGGTGTAAATTCTTTTTTTAGATTATGAAGCATTATCATATTCAAAAACAAAGTACAGTCgactcccgataactcgaaccttCAAGGTAAATCGAAAaaggttcgagttatcgggagttGAGAACAATTGACCATAAAGTAAGTGGAAAACCGTGACCACATGCACCCGGGCACGTGCACTGTTATTCTTACAACGTAGTACATTTTTAAATACTGTAAATCTAATTATAATTGGTTGTAATGGAATATGTAATCAGATATTTCTTGACACATGTATTGTGCAAGCAGAACGTAAcgtaacaataaaaaaaacaatgcaaaagaTCGGGGGAAAACCAGGTAATACCTTCAACGTCAGGATACTGCGACAGAGTTCATAGAATTactcagtttttgaaaaatagTCCGTTAATAGGCCCTGACGTTTCTCAACTAATCTGTCTCTATCGACTATTCTTGAAATGTTCTTAATGTTGGTCTTAAAAGAATCGTGATCAACCCGTAcaaacaaactgaatgtttgTAGCATGTCAATGGCGTGACAAAGATCTTGTTTTGAGGGTCGTTTCGGTGGCGGCTCTTCAATGAAAACCTCATCATCCTCTTCAAGCTCATCATCACTTGGCCAAAATTCAGCAAGAATATCGCTATCACTCGTCAGCTCAGTATCTGCTGTCAATAGTTCATCATCACACTCAATGACAGTTTCAGTGGTTACTTCCGGTGGTGCATGATCTTGTGCTCTTTCTCTAAGGTTGTCGAGTTCTTCATCAAGCTCTTTAAAAGGGTCATTGGAATCATTCATGGTGCACTCCTGTGACTCCTTCGATATACCAGctcttttaaaacagttttgaaCTGTAATTTCTGAGACTTTGTCCCAGGCTACAGTTAGCATATTCATTGCCGATAGGATGCTTATTTTTGGCAAAGGCTGGCCATTGTCAACAGCGCGGATGAAGAGCTGAACTGTGAGGGTTCTGTAGTGGGCTTTCAGTGATCTGATAATGCCTTGGTCCATTGGCTGGGTCTTAGATGTCGTATTAGGAGGCAAGAACACTAACTGAATAGTGTCAAGTCCCTCAATGTGTGGGTGGGCTGAACAGTTATCCACAATAAGCGCAATTTTCCTGCCTTCTCTCACAAACTTTCTATCCAGCTCTTTGTCCATCGAACTCTTCTTTTGCGATCGGTATCGGCAGGGAA
Proteins encoded in this region:
- the LOC137989155 gene encoding tigger transposable element-derived protein 6-like, translating into MTALWDETTLPTIISNYKLEDIFNADEFCLFYQALPNKTLHLKSEKCVGGKHSKTRLTGMAAANAVGKKLPMFVIGKSARPRCFAGVRNLPCRYRSQKKSSMDKELDRKFVREGRKIALIVDNCSAHPHIEGLDTIQLVFLPPNTTSKTQPMDQGIIRSLKAHYRTLTVQLFIRAVDNGQPLPKISILSAMNMLTVAWDKVSEITVQNCFKRAGISKESQECTMNDSNDPFKELDEELDNLRERAQDHAPPEVTTETVIECDDELLTADTELTSDSDILAEFWPSDDELEEDDEVFIEEPPPKRPSKQDLCHAIDMLQTFSLFVRVDHDSFKTNIKNISRIVDRDRLVEKRQGLLTDYFSKTE